From the genome of Gorilla gorilla gorilla isolate KB3781 chromosome 4, NHGRI_mGorGor1-v2.1_pri, whole genome shotgun sequence:
tctgtttatgtgatggattatgtttattgatttgcatatgttgaaccaggcttgcatcccagggatgaagcaatttgatcatggtggataagctttttgatgtgctgctagatttggtttttactaactttactgaggtataattgaataaaaattgtatatatttaaggtataaaaagtgatgttttgatatatatatatttatagcgaGATATTCACCACAGTGAAGCTAATTCACATATTCATTAGCTCACATACTTGCCATTTCAggtataaaataaagtatttttagctACAGCCACACTACTGTACACTAGGTCTGCAGAACTTATTTACCTTGCATAACTGATCTTGGCCAAAGTGAATATTTTAGGTCTTCATCTCCTTTACCCTGTCACCCCAGAAGAATCACAGTCAATGGATTTTGTCTCTTAGCCAAGTCTCCAAAGCATTCTAGGTACACAGTCTCAGAAGCTGGGATCCGTCCTGGAAGTCTACATCGTTAGCTCATCAGAGGTATTTCTAGCACTCCCATGCTGGTAGGAGGTCCCACAAAGGTAACAGGTCCCagacttttctatttctctcagAGCCAGTATAAATCAGCCCTTCCATTAGTGAATGCTTGGGTTGCATCATCAGTTCAGGGCCAAAAGAACCAGCCATCTGTCTATCATGACTTCTATGAATGTACACATTTTTCTACTTTCAGTCCTTCTTATATTCTTCTGATTTCCCTGAAAACAcaaatctttatttcctttagaTGTTTAATTTTGGCCTCATAAAACATAGAAGATTATTTTAACCCATTAGATAGCTCAGAGATTATGGATTATGCAAAGTCATATGTGCCTGTTGCATAGTGTCTCAATCCTAAACTTTGTCCTTACTTAATTTTCCTGATAACATTTTTatcaggaagtcaaattgtctaaATGTTGCATAAGGTATGGTCTGTATTTTACATGGAATTACTTAATTCCATTTTGCTCTTTCAATGAAATTTTAGGAGGAGGCCAGATATGAATTTGATTTATTTGATAAGAAGGAATTAGTCTCTTCAAATGAGGATATGATGTATTCTGAAAAGTTTTTGATGTGTCCTCTTGAAAACCAGAACAAGGCAAACATGCCatatctcaccactcctattcaaaatagtaatgaaagtcctagctagagaaatatggcaagagaaataaagtaaAGGTATCTAGATAGGAAAAGTGGAAGTTAAACTATCTCTGTGTGTGAATAAGATTTTACACCCAGAAAACCTCATTGTCTCTACCCAAAAACTCCTTGATCTGattagcaacttcagcaaagtttcaggatataaaattattgtacaaaaatcagtagcattcctatacaccaacaacatccaagttgagagccaaatcaaTAATGTAATCCTTtccacaatagccacaaaaaacaacaaaatacctaggaatacagccaaccagggaggtgaaagatctctacaacaagaattgcaaaacactgctcaaagaaattaaagatgacacaaacaaattgaaacacattttatgctcatgggtagaaagaatcaatattgttaaaatggccgtACTccctaaagcaatttacagattcagtatcactcctatcaaactaccaatgacagccttcacagaatgagaaaaaaaaatgttttacaattcatatggaaccaaaaaagagcctgaatggcCAAGGCCATCCTAAGCAAGAATAACAAAGCTGAagacatcacattatctgacttcaaactacattaCAGGCTGCAAAAACCAAAaccgcatggtactggtacaaaaacagacacatagaccaatggaacagaaaacagagcccagaaataatgttgcACACCTACAACATGTGATCTTCAGCAAAGTTGATGAAAATAGGCAGTGGGGAAAAGACTCctgatttaataaatggtgctgagataactggctagtcatttgcagaagactgaaactggaccccttccttacatggtatacaaaaatcaactcaagatggatcaaagacttacatgtaaaacctaaggctataaaaaccctggcagacgacctaggcaataccattctaaACATAGGACCAGGCAAGGATTTTATGATGAAGTCACCAAAAGTaattgtaaaaagagaaaaaattgacaaatgggacctaattaaacttaagagcttctgcacagcaaaagaaactatcaacagagtaaacagacaacctacagaatgggagagaatatttgcaagctatctatccaacaaaggtctaatatccagaatctgtaaggaagttaaacaaatttacaagcaaaaaccaaacaatctCGTTAGaaagtggtcaaaggacatgaacagacacttttcaaaagaagacattcaagcGGCTAAAAAAGGATACGAACAAAtgatcaacatcactgatcattagagaaatgcaagttaaaaccacaatgagatgccctCTGACACAGGTCAGAATAGCTCTtattaaagtcaaaaaataaaagatgctggcaagtttttgtagaaaaaggaacacttatacactgttggtggaattgTACATTAGTTtaaccattatggaaagcagttttgggatctctcaaagaacttagaattaatattcaacccagcaattcaattattgggtatatacccaaatgaatataaattgttctaccataaagacacatgcatgcatatgttcattgcagcactactcacaatagcaaagacatagagtcAACTTAAAATGTACATCAaaagtagactggataaagaaaatgtgtttcatatacaccatggaatactatacagaaaaaaaaggaaaaaaaagaacaaaatgatgtcctttgcagcagcacagatggagccggaggccattatcccaagggaactaacacaggaacagaaaaccaaataccacatgttctcacataaGAGTGGGGGCCAAACATTGAATacatatgaacacaaagaagggaacaacagacactggaacTTACCTGTGGGTGGACTGTGGGAGGAGAATGAGAATCAAAAAACTGCCTATCAGgtattatgcttattacctgggtgaaaaactaatctgtacaccaaaccctgcAACACACAATTTAACTATAAAATAAACTGgcacacgtacccctgaaccttaaaaaaaggttaaaaaatttcTCTGATGCACGTGAATTGAATGATTGGCTGGTATAGGCCAATAGGATCCCTGCATTCATGACAGCTGCTAAATGAAGACCCTGCCGCTGTATCATGTAGCTGTTGCTCACTGATGGGTGGGCAATTAATTTGGGAAGACTTTTGTGAACTGAAATGCTATCTCTTGCCAAATACTAGAGattattatttccattgttaAATAAACTCAAGTGCATAACTTGCTAGTGCTGAGTCCCAATGTCATTTCTACTTTATTGAGAGTTAAATGTAGTGTCTTTGGACAGAAAGAGAAGACGCAACCTTGCATCAGAGTCTGTCCACTATTAGCTACATAACATCACACATTAAAATTTTCCCATTTGGAAAATGGAGGCAATAATACATGACTGTCTGTTTTGAGAATCAAATTGGGTAATACATATGGTATGTGATATATGTGTAAATCCCATATCAggaatgttttcaaataaaacaaatcacCATATGGGATGAATAATAGttccaaatttatttattaagaaatatataGGTAAGATCCCTGGTTATAGGGAGATAACCCAAAGTAATCATTAAAAGAAGGAAGCAGGATACAAGAATCATGAGtatattgaaaagaaaacatagtTGCGAATATTCTTAATCATTTGAAGCAACTTAAGTTTCTTAAGTGAAAAGAATGAAGCTCTTGACTTTTGAGTCAAAGCTGAGACCATGACTCAAAATTGAGAACACATGAAGCTGGCACATGATTCACAAGGtataagaaaaagagaatcagGATGAAGTATTCTGCCCTCCCTCAAGCTGATTCACAAGATTTTAGACATGCAGAGAATTCATAAAAATTTGGGTGAGAACATGGTGGCTGTCAGCAGTAAGGTAAATTAGTCCTCCAAAAGATAAGTCAGTTGAGCAGAAGGTTGTTGTGTGAAGATGGTGGTTCTCTTGGGACTTGATCAGCAGCAAGAAGGCTGGCAGCAGCTGTACACACAGGTGGGCGGGAAGCAAGTGGTCCTGCAGCAGGTGGTCTCACAGCAGGCTGGGTGGCAGCAGGGCTGGCAGCAGCTGGAGCCACAGCTCTGGTTTAGGCAACCAGGCAGGCAGACAGTCGTGGGGTAGTAGCAGGTTCTTCTGCAGTACACAGGTGCACAGGAGCTGCTCTGGCCACAGCTGGACCCACAGCTGGTTTGGCCACAGCAGCTGGACCCACAGCAGGTGGGCTGGCAGCAGGGTGTGCTGCAGCAGGAAGGCTGGCAACAGCTGGTCACACAGGTGGGCTGGCAGTAGGTGGTCCTGCAGCAGGTGTTTTGACAGCAAGCtgggcggcagcaaggctggcaGCAGCTAGACACACAGCAGGAGGGCTGGCAGCAGGGTGTGCTGCTGCAGGTGGTCACAGTGGTGGGCTTCCAGCAGGTGGTCCTGCAGCAGGTGGTCCTGCAGCAGGTAGGCTGACAGCAAGGGGAGCAACAGTGGGTCATGGTGTCAGGGGTGGAGGGTGGGTTTCTGTTCAGAG
Proteins encoded in this window:
- the LOC101143221 gene encoding keratin-associated protein 9-2; the encoded protein is MTHCCSPCCQPTCCRTTCCRTTCWKPTTVTTCSSTPCCQPSCCVSSCCQPCCRPACCQNTCCRTTYCQPTCVTSCCQPSCCSTPCCQPTCCGSSCCGQTSCGSSCGQSSSCAPVYCRRTCYYPTTVCLPGCLNQSCGSSCCQPCCHPACCETTCCRTTCFPPTCVYSCCQPSCC